A segment of the Orcinus orca chromosome 4, mOrcOrc1.1, whole genome shotgun sequence genome:
TCCCTTCTGCTTGATGAGAAGCATGCGTTTCTGGTCCTCACTCAGGTGTGCCCTGGGGGCCTGGAGCTGCGGCTGTGGCTGCGGGGGCTGCTGCTGGATGTAGGGCATCAGGGGGTTTTTGCCGGGGTTGGCCATCGGGGGCGTCATCCTCTGACTCAAGTCTGCATTAAAATGGGTCAGAGGCTTAGTGTTGCCGTAAGTAAGAATACTGTGCTGTTTGTTTGAGGAGTTTGTACCCAGGTTATTTGGCTGTTGATTGATCATATTCATGTGATTCTGAGGGAGGTAGTTATTCATGGTCGTCTTCTGCAGATTGTTGGCCATCGGAGGCACTATAGGATTTTGGTTGTTAAAGGCTTGGGGGTACATCATTGGGCTATTTGGTTTTTCCGCAGTGAAAGCTGCCCCGTAGGGACTGGATGGAGGCCCTAAAGGAGACCAACTTGCAGTCTGATTTGCGtgttgctgctgcttctgctgcatgAGTTTGGCCCTTTGCTGTTGCTGGGCCGCCATCTGCTTGAGCTGCTCAGCCGGAGATAGCTCAGAGCCGGGCACAGCCCCAGGCCCCGACCCTGAACCAGCCACTGGCACGGCGGCCGGATTAAGGAGATAACCATTCCCAGGCCGAGGGGGAGCCTGGCCTGGAGTGTGGGCTTGGTTTGGAGTTTGAGGGGACTGGACAGCACAGTTTGCTGGGGAGCCGGCAGGGTTGGGGGCTGCGGGAGTGCTGGCCACGGAAGGTAAACTGGTGGCCGTGGAGACAGTAGAAAAGGGAGGGCCAGAAGAAGAAGGCCGGGCCTGGGGAGAGCCCATGGAGACGTGTGCAAAAGGAGAGTGAGATGATGGGTCACTCTTCGCGCTGGAGCTCTCCTGGGAGACGGGGGTCTCCGTGGCCGGCTGTGAGAACTCTGGTTCCTTCTTCTCTTCAAAGTCTTCGTTGAACAGGTCCTGTATGTCATCTTCAGGAACTGTGTTGGCCAGTTCATCTATTAATTCTTGCCACTCCTGATCATTCAGGTTAATGTCTGAGAACAGCTTGTTCTGATTCGAAAGAGACGTTTCTGATGTGTCTATGCAAGTAGGGTCATCTAGAGGTTCTTGTTTGAGGTCCTTGCTCTGCAAGATGGTGAAGCTGTCCTCCAGGTCACTGCAACCATTCACAGGAATTTTAAGTTCTGGGAGTCTCCCATTCTTACTCAGATCTTCCAGAAGCCCAGGAGTGTGAGTCCCACTGTTCTGCAAGGGCAAAGAAGGCTTCAGGTCAAGTTGGTGAAGAGGAGAAGCTGAAGACAGTGGCATATTGTTGGGCAAATTGTTGATGGCTTCCATCCCTGTAGGAATGTCCTTTCGTATTCGCTTGCTAGTTGGAGAAAAACTCCCATCACAAGCACCATTCTGCTGGTCTCCATTAAGGGGTGATCGGGCTCCTTCCAACTTCCTTTTCACAGTCTCTTGGAGctggaaaagaaacaggaaagagaaTGACTAAATCTCCAAGTCATGGTTTACTTACTCATTAAGCATGGTGGTATGCATCGCGACGaactcatttttaaatggtttagaACACATCAGAAAGATGTTATACTTCTAATTTCAAAATTGGCCAGGCTTCAATTCAAATTCTATGGGAAAAGGTTTTGCCCAAAAGCAGCGCTCACACGGCTAAGAGATAGAAAGCAAACTAAAGACTGGAGGGtagaacaaaaggaaagaaagagttaAGGCAATAACTCTCCTATTGGGAAGCATCGtcgtattattatttttcaaatgaatgctACGTGTGAGACTTGGACCAAAATGTGTCATGCTCTAGAAAGGTGCTAAAACCTATCTTAAGTTCTTGTCGCATCTGACTTGAGAACGTTAAGGaattaaatcaacaatactttaaAGAACACTGAAAATCCTCTAAGATTACGGAATTTAACACATTTACTGAATAacacagaaatgaagattaaTGGTTAACATAACCAGAAACTTCGTTTTGGTTCTTATTTTACTTGACCTCCCAGCACTTTGTGACACAGTAGCCTGCTCTGTTCTAAAAGTGTGCTTCCATGGGTTTCCACGATACCAcacttttctggatttccttcgtTCTTTCCATCTGTGCTTTCTCAGTCTCTTATGTATTCTTCTTTCACTCTCCTAAGTGCTGGGATTCTTCATTGTTTGGTCTTAAGCTTCCTTCTGCTTCCAAGGCACAGtacatgttgttttcttttcttggaacATACTTCTCCCCTTCCCTTGGTAATAGCTACTCATCTTCCAGGTTGTAGCTTAGACTTCACTTCCTCTAGGAAATCTTCTCTCACATCCCTTCATCCCAACTACAATAGGTACCTCCTTTGACCCACCTGCACTGGGTTGGAAATCCTGGAATACGTTTTTCCAAGCAACCTCTACTTCCCCATCATAGCTTCTACCATACTTTGGGGCAATTGCTTAAGTGTCTGTTTAGTGAGCTCCAAGAAGGACTACGGCTAACTTGCTTACTGTGTGTCTGTGGGGCTGCAGGTAGTGTTCAGTTCAAGTTCATAGCAGTGGTTAAGAGTGGCAAAAATGAATGATTCTATTGTTTAATTCACAGGGGCTGAAGGAGGTGAGCTTGGATCAGAGCAGGAGGCAACTCCATTGACATTAAAGAATGCTTGACTTTGAGCTTCTACATTCCTGGTAATGGAATCTCTCACCCTGGAGAGTGTTGTGTCCATTTAACTGGACTCCTTTGAAAAGCCCGGGGGAAACGCTTGGTGGATGACGACAAAGGGAAGGCAAACTGGGTTAGACAGAGGTTTCAGTAACTTTGCAGAGCTGAAGGTACAAGGCAGAGtgacctggggaaggagggaagaggcagAAGAGCCCCCCTTGGGCACTCTCCTATCCTTGCCAGAGGGGTTGCGTATCTCAGGAGCAAGGGGGGAGAGGGGCAGGCTCCCCTCTGACGCCGCACTCACACATGGAACTGGGAAGGCTCCCCAGGCGCCACCTGTAGAATAAAACCCTTCCGGAGACAATCTGGGGGATTCTAAGAAGTGCTACTGTATTGCCTTTCGCTCATAAGTAGagaattccattttaaaaggaaacaaaagaggtTCTTAAGTAAAAATCCAGTGGAACCCTTGCTCCtaaaactttctatttttaatcaCCAAGCATTCTGTAGTTGCTTGGTAGGTGTTCCTGAAGTTCCGAAAACAAGGCCCCAACTGGGACACACTGGGATTTGACTTCAAACAAGATCTGGCTCAATCCATCATCTTAGGTAGAACCTGCTAGAAAATTACGTTATTTATTGAACAAACCAGGAAACCGTGGTTCTGATCGTAGATATGGCAGATACTTGAATGTAGCTCCAACACACAGTGGCAAGTTCAGATATGACAGCTTCAGGGTCTAAAGGAAGTAAAGCTCGGGGCCCTCGGCACCTCCTGCAGGGAtgttaaacttaaaaaaacaggCACTTGTCTTAAAAATGAacctgactttatttttaaaactacaggTCCACAATTCTGTTCTAGGCCATGAAATGGACGGGGCAGGATGGAGAAATAAAGGCAAATGCTCTGTTTGTTCCACTGGAAAACAGTGGTGGCCGAGACCATGGAGACAGACAGGTCTGGCTGGGAACACCAAGCCTCACCTCTTATCAGCAGAGCAGGCCTAGGTGGGTGAGTCAGAATAGGGcagtagcacagggagatcagctcggtgctttgtgaccacctagaggggtgggatagggagggtgggagggagacgcaagagggaggggatatggggatatacgtatatgtatagctgattcactgtgttatacagcagaaactaacacaccattgtaaagcaattatactccaataaagatgttaaaaaaaaaaaaaaggaatagtaaCACAGAACAGTAATAGTAACAGTAACACAGAAACAGCCCTACTGGCCCTGGAGTTAGAAAGCCTGGCTTCAAACCCAAGAACCCCTACCTaagagttaatacatataaatattatctggtacttcataaatgttagctacGATACCCTCCATTAGAAAGTGAGTTACATGAAGGTAGGGATTTTTCTGCTTTACTCCACTACTGGGCCCCTAGTAGCTCAAAGTAgataataaatacatgttgaatgaatgaatcctggAAAACTTATTTAAACTCTCCTAAGCTTTGGATgcctccttatctgtaaaatgggttaataACATCTAGCTCCTATAGTTACTGTGAGGATGAACTTAAATGAAGTAATATGGAAAGCACTTAGCTTCATGTCTGGTATCGTGTAAGCACCCACTAAGCCTTagctattactattttaaaaacacaattaaaattttttaaaatgcagtgatATCAATAGTCACAACTGCAGCTGAGATAGATTAGTTTCTGGATCTCTAAATACAAATAGGTAAAATGATAATACTTCTGTTCCCTAGCCTGCAAAAGCCTAACGTTTTCCAAGCACCTTGTATAGCTTTTTAAATATGAACAACAAAAGATCAAATTTGCAATTCAAGCCTGAGTCCAAGTGCTAATGTATTTGTGTCCTAGATTGTGGAACAGCACTGGATGGTTGAGGTTCAAATCAAATACATTTCCAGGATGCAACCTGAATGGAGCTACTGcgtatttccttttccttcagggCCATTGCTGGCCCCTTTAACCCAAATCTTGACATATATTTCCTGTACCAGCGTTGGAAATATAAGAAAGACATCATGGAAGATACACTGAAACCATGTTATAGTTTTTAGTTGTATCCAAAATAGCAGAGCCATCTAAGCATCCCTCCTGTGTCTCATCATCCTTTGCTAGTCTAACTCTCTCCTGATTCTCTCTTGGGAGATAGACGGAGAGTGGGCAGGAGGAGATAGGACCTGCGGGCTGAGGAACTTGCAAGCACTGTGCTCAGTAAGCATGAGAACGGGGCAATGTCCTGGGGACGCCCCATCCCCGCAAGGATTCAGGTCAGGGTCTCATCCCGAAGAGCCTTATCTCAGGAAGTCCCTGGCCCTTCTGCCTCCCAAAGCTGGAAGCCTCCTTAGTACAATCTGTGCTCTTGTGGAAGGATCACAGGAACTCTTGACCGAACTTCAGCTTCCTTGTGCCGGTATTCTTGTATTATTACATACACATGTCTTCTCCCATTAAGGGAGGCTGTGGTGCCAGGAGCTGAAGTTGCTGTCCATCCCCTGCCTAGTACAATGGGGGCCGCTCTCATGTGCCAGTTACTCTAAGGGAAACCATTCCTCCTCCACAGTGGCTCCAGCACGAGTCTCTCGCCTATAGTGTGGCTTGATGGCTTGTGTTTCTGTcaaactgtgtgtgtatgtgtgtgtgtgtgtgtgtgagagagagagacagagagagagagatagagagagagacttAGAGGCAGGGAGATacagaatgggtttgggagtggtGATATGACACCCAGACCAGTAGTAATAAGAACAGCTGTGCCTTTGGGGTTCTAAAGCACTTTTACATAGGATCGTATATTATCCTCATAGCAGATCTTTGGGGCGGGTCATGTGCTGGTCTGATGGTTCAACAGAGAAAAGGGCAGTGTTTCGGAGGAGGTGGAATGGGGAGGGTGGATGGCACCCAGAACGAGGAGGCACATGGCTAAGATAGCTAGGCCTCTGCGGACATTCCCAGCAGATTCTAACGGGGCCCCTGGGCCAGTGTGTCCATGATGAagatattctttcttcctttagacTCTAGTGctagtaagttaaaaaaaaaaaaaaaacaacaaaactctcATTGACTTGTCCCAGACTTTGAATGAAATTGGGGAGAATCACGGAGCTTGGGAAGAAAAATGATGGTCCTACTATTAACATAATGAAGATTTTAGGATAGACGATATTGGGGCTAACTATGAGATTCCTGTCTCTTACTCCTAATGATTCTAAAAGGTGGGTAGGATTTATCAGAACCACTTACAGAGGAGAAACTTTAGGTACAGTGAGATTAAGCACTGTGTCCCAGATTACAGAGCTGCGGGTTGGGGGGAAGGGCGGGTGCTcaacctggattcaaattcagACTCAGGTGTGACTGCATGGCCCACACTCCTGATTCATGCGGGCGGTGAAGCACAGTCATGCCTTCGTCAATGGCCCTGGGCTCCCATGCTAATCGTGATAAAGTTCTTTCAGACTGTTTTCAGGACTCATCCTTACTTGattccaccctctccccaccatcCCAAACCAGTTACACTTTGAGGACTATCTGTTCTTATCCTTAAcgatttttattctcattttccacCCCCGATGCCACTACCTTGGTTCAGATCATCAACACTGCTCTCATGATTTCTGTAGCAGCTCTTGACTAGCCTCTCTGCTCCAGTCTTGCCTCTTCTCTAACCGATTCTCTGTGTTGTGGCtgtgattttctttataaaatgtggacccagggcttccctggtggtgaagtggtcgagagtccgcctgccgatgcaggggacgcgggttcgtgacctggtccaggaagatcccacatgccgcggagcggctgggcccatgagccatggccgctgagcctgcgcgtccagagcctgtgctccgcaacgggagaggccacagcggtgagaggcccgcgtaccgcaaaaaaaaaaaaaaaaatgtggacccATTCTTCACTTGCAGCTCCTCTGGAGCTGTCTGCTGTCGTCAGCATCATCTAAGGCTCACACACCGACCCTCCACAACTTGATCCTCACTCCCTGCTTGCCTCTCCAGTCTCAGCTGTCACCTCCAACCTTCTTCCCCTCCACTGGCCCTCCAACACCAAGCAACTCTAAACCTTCAGTTACACTTAATGATTTGCCATAGTCGGGATGCATGGCATTTGTTCTCTGTCTCTCCGAGTCTTTGTATATGTTATGCTCTCACCCAACTTCTTCACCCGACCAATTCTATTCGTCCATCACCATTCAGTTTAGACATTACGTTCTATACAGTCTCTCTTGacagcccctccccacaccttCAAATCTTGGAGACCCTCTATGTGCTCCCAAGGCATCCTCGTACACATCATACCATAACGGCTTGCCTTTTCCTTCATAAGACTGTACGAATGAATGAAAACTATAAAGATTTCTCAAACAACCACACTCAGTTTGTGTAACAAGATCCCTAAAGCAGGCATTTGAAAATGTTGGCCTGTATGATGTTTAATGACAATTGAATAAGTGTAcaatttattttggttattttaaaatgctggagATGGCTCATAGACTGTACCTTCCGTAAGATTTTTGAGGACTCTAAGGGTCCAGGAAACCTATGCTGAGACCAACTCAAGAGCATATGAAGAGCATCGTGGAAAGGAAAAGTGAACCTGAAACCCAGAGACTTTATATAACATTACCAAGGTCAAGTGTTTTGACATGGATGTGAACTCAAAATGCTGGATGTTTTCATAGTTGAATTGTAAATTTCCT
Coding sequences within it:
- the MAML3 gene encoding mastermind-like protein 3 isoform X3 translates to MNVVLNLLQETVKRKLEGARSPLNGDQQNGACDGSFSPTSKRIRKDIPTGMEAINNLPNNMPLSSASPLHQLDLKPSLPLQNSGTHTPGLLEDLSKNGRLPELKIPVNGCSDLEDSFTILQSKDLKQEPLDDPTCIDTSETSLSNQNKLFSDINLNDQEWQELIDELANTVPEDDIQDLFNEDFEEKKEPEFSQPATETPVSQESSSAKSDPSSHSPFAHVSMGSPQARPSSSGPPFSTVSTATSLPSVASTPAAPNPAGSPANCAVQSPQTPNQAHTPGQAPPRPGNGYLLNPAAVPVAGSGSGPGAVPGSELSPAEQLKQMAAQQQQRAKLMQQKQQQHANQTASWSPLGPPSSPYGAAFTAEKPNSPMMYPQAFNNQNPIVPPMANNLQKTTMNNYLPQNHMNMINQQPNNLGTNSSNKQHSILTYGNTKPLTHFNADLSQRMTPPMANPGKNPLMPYIQQQPPQPQPQLQAPRAHLSEDQKRMLLIKQKGVMNQPMAYPALPSHGQEQHPVGLPRTTGPMQSSVPPGSGGMVSGAGPVGPSFLGSQPQAALMKQMLIDQRAQLMGQQKQQFLREQRQQQQQILAEQQLQPPQLPRQHLQRPRNPYPVQQVAQFQGSPQDLAAVRSQTALQSMRTSRLMAQNAGMMGLGPSQNPGTMAAAAQSEMGLAPYSTPPTSQPGMYSTSTGMTQLLQHPNQSGMSIPHNQAPGPRQPTPGQGVGMVSGFGQSMLVNSAITQQHQQMKGPVGQALPRPQGPPRLQSIMGTVQQGTQSWQQRSLQGMPGRTSGELASFNNGASYPLQAGQPRLTKQHFPQGLSQVVDANTGTVRTLNPAAMGRQMMPPLPGQQGTSQARPMVMSGLSQGVPGMPAFSQPPAQQQMSSGSFASSSQGQGYERNPPQDLSYSYSGDAAGASFPSLSDSADLVDAIIKGGPGDEWMQELDELFGNP